One window of Papaver somniferum cultivar HN1 chromosome 9, ASM357369v1, whole genome shotgun sequence genomic DNA carries:
- the LOC113308073 gene encoding cytochrome P450 71A1-like encodes MKAILLDMFIGGTGRTSTTLTWAMSELIKKPTLKKKAQDEVRGVIGKKIKVDEDDINQMKYLRCIIKETLRLHPPVPLLIPRENFTSTKIKGYDIPQIRQSLLMHGQFRGTWNFGMNQRSFGQRDLSTTQLNTWARIMSLYPLGLEEEGAQAYHLVFQSLSLFLLTSYFGLIGGFLMVRTMRS; translated from the exons ATGAAAGCAATTCTACTG GACATGTTTATTGGTGGAACTGGTAGAACATCAACAACCTTGACATGGGCGATGTCGGAACTAATTAAGAAGCCAACACTGAAGAAGAAAGCCCAAGATGAGGTAAGAGGAGTAATTGGAAAGAAAATAAAGGTGGACGAAGATGACATAAACCAAATGAAGTATTTAAGGTGTATTATTAAAGAGACTCTCCGCTTACATCCTCCTGTACCACTTTTGATTCCACGGGAGAACTTTACTAGTACAAAAATAAAAGGTTATGATATCCCCCAAATACGACAGTCTTTGTTAATGCATGGGCAATTCAGAGGGACTTGGAATTTTGGAATGAACCAGAGGAGTTTCGGCCAGAGAGATTTGTCGACAACCCAATTGAATACATGGGCAAGGATTATGAGTTTATACCCTTTGGGTCTGGAAGAAGAGGGTGCCCAGGCATATCATTTGGTGTTTCAGTCGTTGAGCTTGTTCTTGCTAACCTCTTATTTTGGTTTGATTGGGGGCTTCCTGATGGTGAGGACTATGAGAAGCTAG